From Microcoleus sp. bin38.metabat.b11b12b14.051, one genomic window encodes:
- a CDS encoding ribonuclease D: MPYLTAPNDIKALIDKFSQAKILWVDTEIADYKSNPRLSLIQVLADSTDATGDAIFILDVLDQPELAKDFINQIMVNPDIEKVFHSASYDIRFLGNDDAQNVTCTLKMSRQIPAYILPLPNRQLKTLIETLCGITYVNKTEQSGDWAKRPLTEKQLEYAKMDAVYLARVHQRLLEILAQSYPEPATENLAALGEKYQKIESQWKPLDSEIAEVKERFKAAMMAQKLKDSSCFQLSSSITMKVDFMTLARLTQTQGIELNFPVTLTKEIQKQLGELISHPSLQVEDIASWRLNSIVQQRRKSTTKKIVPEPESEDLTVLGNRYQEILPEWKLLDSEVEHLKERIKKAMFVQNKSNTSHFKLSSSSILKVDFARLAKLVQSVGVELDFMVTLTQYIQKQLGDAINKIDVQIEYITSWRMTAKTVEDEDEEIPF; encoded by the coding sequence ATGCCTTATTTAACAGCACCCAACGACATCAAAGCACTCATCGATAAATTTTCCCAAGCTAAAATCCTGTGGGTTGACACAGAAATAGCAGACTATAAATCCAACCCCAGATTATCACTAATTCAAGTATTAGCAGACTCCACCGATGCGACAGGAGATGCTATTTTTATACTAGATGTCTTAGATCAACCTGAATTAGCCAAAGATTTTATCAACCAAATCATGGTAAATCCAGATATTGAAAAAGTCTTCCACAGCGCCAGCTATGACATCAGATTTTTGGGAAATGACGACGCCCAGAATGTCACTTGCACATTAAAAATGTCGAGACAGATTCCAGCTTACATTCTGCCATTACCCAACCGACAACTCAAAACATTAATCGAAACACTTTGTGGCATTACTTATGTAAATAAAACAGAACAAAGTGGCGATTGGGCAAAGCGTCCCCTGACAGAGAAGCAGCTAGAATATGCCAAAATGGACGCAGTGTATTTAGCCAGAGTGCATCAACGCCTGCTAGAAATCCTTGCCCAATCTTATCCCGAACCAGCAACGGAAAACTTGGCAGCATTGGGGGAAAAATATCAGAAAATAGAATCTCAGTGGAAGCCACTTGACTCAGAAATAGCTGAAGTTAAAGAACGATTTAAAGCAGCGATGATGGCGCAAAAGCTCAAAGATAGCTCTTGTTTTCAGCTTTCCAGTTCGATCACGATGAAAGTTGATTTTATGACACTGGCGAGACTGACACAAACTCAGGGAATTGAGTTAAATTTTCCAGTGACGCTGACGAAAGAAATTCAAAAACAGTTAGGGGAACTTATTAGTCATCCATCTTTACAAGTTGAGGATATTGCTAGTTGGCGGTTGAATTCTATTGTACAGCAACGGCGAAAATCTACTACTAAGAAAATTGTCCCGGAACCGGAGAGTGAAGATTTAACAGTATTGGGAAATAGGTATCAAGAAATTTTGCCCGAGTGGAAGTTGCTGGATTCGGAAGTTGAGCATCTGAAAGAGCGGATAAAAAAAGCAATGTTCGTGCAAAATAAGAGCAATACTTCTCATTTTAAGTTATCGAGTTCCTCGATTTTGAAGGTGGATTTTGCTAGATTGGCTAAACTTGTGCAGTCTGTGGGAGTTGAGTTAGATTTTATGGTGACGTTGACTCAATATATTCAAAAGCAGTTAGGCGATGCGATCAATAAAATTGATGTGCAAATTGAGTATATTACCAGTTGGCGGATGACGGCTAAGACTGTGGAAGATGAAGATGAGGAAATTCCGTTTTAA
- the gyrA gene encoding DNA gyrase subunit A: MSISESRIIPTDLGGEMSRSYLEYAMSVIVGRALPDARDGLKPVHRRILYAMNELGLTPDRPFRKCARVVGEVLGKYHPHGDTAVYDALVRMAQDFSMRERLINGHGNFGSVDNDPPAAMRYTECRLTALTSDSMLRDIDCETVDFGDNFDGSQQEPLVLPARIPQILLNGSSGIAVGMATNIPPHNLGEIIDGLVALIHNPGMTDLELMQYIPGPDFPTGGQILGKGGIRDAYTTGRGSITMRGVANIETIEHVGRPDKEAIIITELPYQTNKAALIEKIAELVNDKRLDGISDIRDESDRDGMRIVIELKRDAYPRVVLNNLYKQTPLQSNFGANMLALVNGEPQLLTLSQFLNVFLDFRIETITRRTQYELRKAEERDHLLQGLLIALDNLDGIIHLIRAAADSAAAKQELIDNYGLSEQQSDAILQMQLRRLTALEAQKIQQEHEELRTKIADLEDILARRERILEIAEVEAVEIKTKIATPRRSIIEHAEGEIDERDLIANEQAIILITEQGYIKRMPVSTFEAQSRATRGKAGAKMKEDDGVEHFLSCCDHDSVLFFSDRGVVYSLKAYQIPVSSRTARGTPVVQLLPIPIEEKITSMVSVTEFTSEEYLVMLTRSGYIKKTALSAFANIRTNGLIAISLEEGDQLRWVRRAKVGDSIIIGTRQGMAIHFRTNHEQLRPVGRATRGVKSMKLRSTDELISMDILPSSIVAEIADTEDAELEGTDIALLDTEDSELEGAEIAELETEDVELEDEEVDVEAEETEGEDAEEIPTVGSEVPSVLVITTNGYGKRVPVSQFRLQRRAGKGLTATKFKSKKGKDEVAALRIVNDDDELMIITNRGIIIRQAVSAISTQSRTATGVRVQRLDEDDSIVAVALVPPAGEESAEEAASEEATEE; the protein is encoded by the coding sequence ATGAGTATCTCTGAGTCGCGGATAATCCCGACGGATCTGGGTGGTGAGATGTCCCGATCGTACTTGGAATACGCCATGAGCGTAATTGTCGGTCGGGCGCTACCAGATGCGAGGGACGGTCTCAAGCCCGTTCACCGACGCATTCTCTACGCCATGAACGAATTGGGCTTGACTCCCGATCGACCATTCCGCAAATGCGCCCGCGTCGTCGGGGAGGTGCTGGGCAAGTATCACCCGCACGGAGATACAGCGGTTTACGACGCCCTGGTGCGGATGGCTCAAGATTTCTCCATGCGGGAACGCCTGATCAACGGCCACGGCAACTTCGGCTCCGTTGACAACGACCCGCCCGCTGCCATGCGGTACACCGAATGTCGCCTCACAGCCCTGACTAGCGACTCAATGCTGCGCGACATCGACTGCGAAACCGTAGATTTCGGCGACAACTTCGACGGTTCCCAACAAGAACCCCTCGTCCTCCCCGCACGCATCCCCCAAATTTTGCTCAACGGTTCCTCCGGGATTGCCGTAGGGATGGCAACCAACATTCCGCCACACAACTTGGGCGAAATAATTGACGGTTTGGTAGCACTCATCCACAATCCAGGAATGACTGACCTGGAATTGATGCAGTACATCCCCGGCCCGGACTTTCCCACCGGCGGGCAAATTCTCGGCAAAGGTGGCATTCGCGATGCTTACACCACCGGGCGCGGCTCGATTACCATGCGCGGAGTCGCCAACATTGAAACGATCGAACACGTCGGCCGCCCCGACAAAGAAGCAATCATTATCACGGAATTGCCTTACCAAACAAACAAGGCAGCACTAATTGAGAAAATTGCCGAACTCGTAAACGACAAAAGATTAGATGGGATTTCCGACATTCGCGACGAAAGCGACAGAGACGGAATGCGGATCGTGATCGAACTCAAACGCGACGCCTATCCCCGCGTTGTCCTCAACAACCTCTACAAACAAACACCACTCCAATCAAATTTTGGAGCCAATATGTTAGCGCTAGTAAACGGGGAACCCCAACTACTGACGCTCTCGCAATTCCTCAATGTCTTCCTAGACTTCCGCATTGAGACAATTACTCGCCGGACTCAATACGAACTCCGCAAAGCAGAAGAACGCGACCATCTGCTGCAAGGCTTATTAATTGCCCTCGACAACTTAGATGGAATTATTCATTTAATTCGCGCCGCTGCCGACTCCGCAGCAGCCAAACAAGAATTGATCGATAATTACGGTTTGTCCGAACAGCAATCCGACGCAATTCTGCAAATGCAGCTCCGGCGCTTGACAGCCTTGGAAGCGCAAAAAATCCAGCAAGAACACGAAGAACTGCGAACTAAAATCGCCGACTTAGAAGATATCTTAGCGCGCCGGGAACGCATCTTAGAAATCGCCGAAGTTGAAGCAGTAGAAATTAAAACTAAAATCGCCACTCCCAGACGCAGCATCATCGAACACGCCGAAGGAGAAATCGATGAAAGAGATTTAATTGCCAACGAACAAGCAATTATTCTGATCACAGAGCAAGGCTACATCAAGCGAATGCCGGTCAGCACTTTTGAGGCCCAAAGTCGAGCTACTCGCGGCAAAGCAGGCGCGAAAATGAAGGAAGATGACGGAGTAGAACATTTCCTTTCTTGTTGCGATCACGACAGCGTTTTGTTCTTCAGCGATAGGGGCGTAGTTTACTCTCTCAAAGCTTATCAAATACCTGTCAGTTCCCGGACTGCTCGCGGTACTCCCGTAGTGCAATTGCTGCCGATTCCCATAGAAGAAAAAATCACTTCTATGGTGTCAGTTACAGAATTCACCAGCGAAGAATACTTGGTGATGCTCACTCGCAGCGGTTACATCAAAAAAACCGCACTTTCAGCTTTTGCGAATATCCGCACTAACGGATTAATCGCGATTTCCCTAGAAGAAGGCGATCAATTGCGCTGGGTGCGGAGAGCAAAAGTTGGTGATAGCATTATCATCGGTACGCGCCAAGGGATGGCGATTCACTTCCGCACAAATCACGAGCAGTTGCGCCCGGTTGGTAGGGCGACGCGGGGTGTAAAATCAATGAAATTGCGATCGACCGATGAGTTGATCAGCATGGACATCTTGCCGAGTTCAATTGTTGCCGAAATTGCTGACACTGAAGATGCGGAATTGGAAGGAACAGATATTGCTCTGTTAGACACTGAAGATTCGGAATTGGAAGGCGCAGAAATTGCCGAATTAGAAACAGAAGATGTGGAATTGGAAGACGAAGAAGTAGATGTGGAAGCTGAGGAAACTGAAGGCGAAGATGCCGAAGAAATTCCCACAGTTGGCAGCGAAGTTCCTTCGGTGTTGGTAATCACAACTAACGGCTACGGTAAGCGAGTTCCTGTTTCTCAATTCCGCCTGCAAAGACGGGCTGGCAAGGGATTGACTGCTACTAAATTCAAGTCTAAAAAAGGTAAAGATGAGGTAGCTGCACTACGAATTGTCAATGACGACGATGAGTTGATGATTATTACCAACCGAGGGATTATTATCCGTCAGGCTGTGAGTGCAATTTCAACGCAATCGCGCACTGCAACCGGCGTGCGAGTGCAGCGCTTGGATGAGGATGATTCGATCGTAGCTGTGGCTTTGGTGCCACCTGCGGGTGAAGAATCGGCAGAAGAAGCGGCATCCGAGGAAGCGACAGAAGAGTAA
- a CDS encoding histone deacetylase, with the protein MLPVIYSPDFLLHKTGMLHPERPERLTAIVNALKAAPWADRLEWQLPTPVAQREPELLSAIKRVHAPRYIKEVEYLAHRGGGYLDGDTPISAESYDVALLAASAWLDGVDRVLAKNAPAFVLARPPGHHAENNRAMGFCLFSNAAIAANYALEQPGVNRVAVLDWDVHHGNGTQSLVENNRQIAYCSLHQSPCYPGTGDADEHGAYNNVLNIPLYPGGGIAEYLSAFESLVVPFLSNFEPDLLIVSAGYDATASDPLASMNLAPSDYGTFTGYCLQITRRIVFGLEGGYALPELAESVVATIDRCLH; encoded by the coding sequence ATGCTACCCGTCATCTACTCCCCCGATTTCTTGCTGCACAAAACTGGAATGCTTCACCCCGAGCGACCAGAACGTTTGACGGCGATCGTCAATGCTCTAAAAGCTGCTCCCTGGGCCGATCGCCTTGAGTGGCAACTGCCCACTCCGGTAGCGCAGCGCGAACCAGAACTGTTGTCGGCGATCAAAAGAGTTCACGCGCCAAGATACATCAAAGAAGTCGAATATTTGGCCCATCGAGGAGGCGGCTACCTCGATGGCGACACGCCGATTTCTGCGGAAAGTTACGATGTAGCGCTGCTGGCGGCGAGTGCTTGGCTTGATGGGGTCGATCGAGTCCTAGCCAAAAATGCACCTGCTTTTGTGCTGGCCAGACCCCCGGGACACCACGCCGAAAACAACCGCGCCATGGGTTTTTGCTTGTTTTCCAACGCTGCGATCGCGGCGAACTACGCCCTAGAACAGCCGGGAGTCAACCGCGTCGCCGTCCTCGACTGGGACGTGCACCACGGTAACGGCACTCAATCTTTAGTGGAAAACAACCGACAAATTGCCTACTGTTCCCTGCACCAATCTCCGTGCTATCCGGGAACCGGAGATGCTGACGAACACGGCGCCTACAACAACGTGCTCAACATTCCCCTGTATCCGGGCGGTGGCATCGCTGAATACCTGAGCGCCTTTGAATCTCTTGTGGTGCCGTTTTTGTCAAACTTTGAACCGGATTTGTTGATTGTCAGCGCTGGTTACGACGCTACTGCGTCCGATCCGCTGGCGAGCATGAATCTGGCGCCGTCAGATTACGGTACTTTTACCGGATACTGCTTGCAAATTACTCGCCGCATCGTCTTTGGTTTGGAGGGGGGCTACGCGCTCCCAGAGTTGGCAGAGTCGGTGGTGGCTACTATTGACCGCTGCCTCCATTAG
- a CDS encoding ATP-binding cassette domain-containing protein, whose product MAPAVLIENLQKRYGNVEAVKDVSFKVEPGEIFGLLGPNGAGKTTTLRVLCTLSAPDSGRIEVSGISAVSQPRMARQKLGYVAQEVALDKVLTGRELLQLQAALYHLPRPTIKGRIDKMVQLLGLEEWENKKTGTYSGGIRKRLDLAAGLLHQPDVLVLDEPTVGLDIESRVVVWDFLRRLREEGTTVLITSHYLEEVDALADRVAIIDKGTVIAEGTPEELKNRVGGDRVTLRIREFSPIEEAQKAQALMQSLPFVQEVIINSAQGNSLNLVVGAQSDALVTIQQALKDAGLPTFGIAQSRPSLDDVYLAATGKTLLDAELAAASNRDLKAEQKQAMRS is encoded by the coding sequence ATGGCTCCCGCCGTTTTAATTGAAAATCTTCAGAAACGCTACGGCAATGTAGAAGCCGTTAAAGATGTTTCCTTCAAAGTAGAACCGGGGGAAATATTTGGTTTGCTAGGCCCCAACGGTGCAGGCAAAACCACAACCCTGCGGGTACTTTGTACGTTGAGCGCTCCCGATAGCGGACGTATTGAAGTATCCGGCATTTCTGCTGTGAGCCAGCCGAGAATGGCCAGACAGAAACTCGGCTACGTGGCCCAAGAAGTCGCGCTCGATAAGGTGCTGACAGGGCGCGAACTCCTGCAACTGCAAGCCGCGCTTTACCATTTGCCGCGCCCTACGATTAAAGGACGGATTGACAAAATGGTGCAACTCCTAGGTTTGGAGGAGTGGGAAAATAAAAAAACAGGCACCTATTCAGGGGGTATTCGCAAGCGCCTCGACTTAGCAGCAGGATTGCTGCACCAGCCTGATGTTTTGGTATTAGACGAACCGACAGTCGGACTCGATATTGAAAGTCGGGTAGTGGTGTGGGATTTCCTGCGCCGCTTGCGGGAAGAAGGGACTACGGTGTTGATCACCAGCCACTATCTCGAAGAAGTAGATGCTTTGGCCGATCGCGTGGCGATTATTGACAAGGGTACAGTAATTGCAGAGGGGACGCCGGAGGAGTTGAAAAATCGGGTTGGGGGCGATCGGGTGACTCTGCGGATTCGGGAGTTTTCGCCGATCGAAGAAGCCCAAAAAGCCCAAGCTTTAATGCAATCTCTGCCTTTCGTGCAAGAAGTAATTATCAACAGCGCCCAAGGCAATTCTCTCAATTTGGTGGTGGGCGCACAAAGCGACGCCTTGGTGACGATTCAGCAAGCCTTGAAAGATGCGGGACTTCCTACTTTTGGGATTGCTCAATCTCGCCCGAGTTTGGACGACGTTTATTTGGCTGCTACGGGCAAAACTTTGTTGGATGCGGAGTTGGCTGCTGCGAGCAACCGCGATTTAAAAGCGGAACAAAAACAGGCTATGCGGTCTTAA